The Manis javanica isolate MJ-LG chromosome 2, MJ_LKY, whole genome shotgun sequence genome contains a region encoding:
- the GOLGA2 gene encoding golgin subfamily A member 2 isoform X4: MWPPRPFPPPRPRMSEETRQSRLAAAKKKLREYQQKNSSGVSAGAKKKKKAKYGSSPETTTSGGCHSPEDAPKDLTTPALPTAGDAIPPGDVPSPSASLPCVTSMASTQNYDAENGPSLMDECKSFSSTESLRQLSQQLNGLVSESTSYINGEGLASSVNIKDLEKQQNQDTLEQLEKEKKECEQKRAKEQGALREQLQVHIQTIGILVSEKTELQTALAHTQQAARQKAGESEDLASRLQSSRQRVGELERTLSAVSRQQKQADRYNKELTKARDALKLELYKNNKSNEDLKQQNSELEEKLQVVVSEKAAVQLGMEQLQKKLEMSELLLQQFSNQPETPDSNQQLQQALEERAQLETHVGQLKDLLQQLQMERDQYIENLKEEGAVWRQRMQQMSEQMNKLREEKEHRTSQVQELEASLAELRSQIAVPPAPEPPAGPSEVEQQLQVEAKKLKEELESLAERLRAQVQDNDGLSRLNREQEQRLLELERAAECWGEQAEERRQILESMHSDRTTISRALAQNRELKEQLAELQNGFVRLTNENMEITSALQAEQHVKKELAKKLGQLQEKLGDLKETVELKSQEAQSLQEQRDQYASHLQQYAVTCQQHVAAYQQLASEKEGLHKQVLLHTQLLDQLQHQEVQGKVAVEMARQELQETQERLEAANQQNQQLQAQLSLLAMPGEGEGLDNEKDEEAPQPKLSLPEDLDGREAMVAFFNSALASAEEEQVWLRRQLKAQKQQCQRLAHLVAPTQHELDREAPAPGTGGNSVPAETHQALQLAMDKLQSRFTELMQEKVDLKERVEELEHRCIQLSGETDTIGEYIALYQNQRAVLKERHREKEEYISRLAQDKEDMKVKLLELQELVLRLVGERNEWYGKFLAATQNPAGEPSTPPAPQELDMADSPGDLREVSLSDNGEPAQGEALPENPTAQQIIRLLREIQNPQDHPGLGSSPCIPFFYRADDNDEVKIMVV, from the exons ATGTGGCCCCCCCGCCCATTCCCCCCTCCCCGTCCCAGGATGTCGGAAGAAACCCGACAGAGCAGATTGGCCGCGGCCAAGAAAAAG CTGAGGGAATATCAGCAGAAGAACAGCTCTGGTGTTTCTGCAGGagctaagaagaaaaagaaggctaAATATGGCAGTAGCCCTGAGACCACCACTTCTGGTGGTTGTCACTCGCCTGAGGAT GCGCCCAAAGACCTCACCACTCCTGCTTTACCAACTGCTGGCGATGCCATACCACCTGGTGATGTCCCTTCCCCCAGTGCTAGTCTCCCTTGTGTCACTAGCATGGCGTCAACTCAG AACTATGATGCTGAAAATGGTCCTTCTCTAATGGATGAATGCAA GTCTTTTTCATCTACCGAGAGCCTGCGACAGCTTTCTCAGCAGCTCAACGGTCTTGTGTCGGAG TCCACATCCTACATCAATGGGGAGGGCCTAGCATCTTCTGTTAACATAAAGGACCTGGAG AAACAGCAGAACCAAGACACACTGGAGCAACTAGAAAAG gaGAAGAAGGAGTGTGAGCAAAAGCGTGCGAAGGAGCAAGGGGCTCTGAGAGAGCAGCTGCAG GTTCATATCCAGACTATAGGGATTCTCGTGTCTGAGAAGACTGAACTACAGACAGCCCTGGCCCACACCCAGCAGGCTGCCCGGCAGAAAGCAG GGGAGTCGGAGGATCTCGCCAGTCGCCTGCAGTCTTCCCGCCAGCGCGTGGGAGAGCTGGAGCGGACACTGTCTGCCGTGTCTAGGCAGCAGAAGCAGGCGGACAGG TACAACAAGGAATTAACCAAAGCACGGGATGCCCTCAAGCTGGAGTTGTACAAGAACAA CAAAAGCAATGAGGACCTGAAGCAGCAGAACTCAGAACTGGAGGAGAAGCTTCAGGTCGTGGTGTCGGAGAAGGCGGCTGTGCAGCTCGGGATGGAGCAGCTGCAGAAGAAGCTGGAGATGTCAGAGCTCCTGCTGCAACAG TTTTCTAATCAACCTGAAACTCCTGATAGCAACCAGCAGTTACAGCAGGCCCTGGAAGAGCGGGCACAGCTGGAAACACATGTGGGGCAG cTGAAGGACTTGCTGCAACAACTGCAGATGGAGAGAGACCAGTACATAGAGAATCTGAAAGAGGAGGGTGCTGTTTGGCGACAGAGGATGCAGCAGATGTCTGAGCAG ATGAACAAGTtgagggaggagaaagagcacagaacgagTCAGGTGCAGGAGCTGGAGGCCAGCCTCGCTGAACTGAGGAGCCAGATAG CTGTTCCCCCGGCCCCAGAGCCCCCAGCAGGGCCCTCAGAGGTGGAACAGCAGCTGCAAGTGGAGGCCAAGAAGTTAAAGGAGGAACTGGAAAGCCTGGCAGAGCGGCTGCGGGCTCAGGTGCAAGACAATGACGGTTTGAGTCGCCTGAATCGAGAGCAGGAGCAGCGGCTGCTGGAGCTCGAGCGGGCAGCCGAGTGCTGGGGGGAGCAGGCGGAGGAGCGCAGGCAGATCCTGGAGAGCATGCACAGCGACCGCACCACCATCAGCCGCGCGCTCGCCCAGAACCGCGAGCTCAAGGAGCAGCTGGCCGAGCTGCAGAACGGCTTCGTCAGGCTG ACCAATGAGAACATGGAGATTACCAGTGCACTGCAGGCGGAGCAGCATGTCAAAAAGGAGCTGGCCAAGAAGCTGGGCCAGCTGCAGGAGAAGCTGGGGGACCTGAAGGAGACG GTGGAGCTGAAGAGCCAAGAGGCTCAGAGTCTCCAGGAGCAGCGGGACCAGTATGCAAGCCACCTGCAGCAGTATGCGGTCACCTGCCAGCAGCATGTGGCTGCCTACCAGCAGCTGGCCTCCGAGAAGGAGGGGCTGCACAAGCAGGTCCTGCTGCACACCCAGCTTTTGGACCAGCTACAGCACCAGGAAGTTCAGGGCAAGGTGGCGGTCGAGATGGCCCGCCAGGAGTTGCAGGAGACCCAG GAGCGCCTGGAAGCTGCCAACCAGCAGAACCAGCAGCTGCAGGCCCAACTGAGCCTCTTGGCTATGCCTGGGGAAG GAGAGGGACTGGACAATGAGAAGGACGAGGAGGCTCCCCAGCCAAAGCTGAGCCTGCCGGAGGACCTCGATGGCCGAGAGGCCATG GTGGCATTTTTTAACTCGGCTTTGGCCAGTGCTGAGGAAGAACAGGTGTGGCTGCGCCGGCAGCTGAAGGCGCAGAAGCAGCAGTGCCAACGCCTGGCTCACCTGGTGGCTCCTACTCAGCACGAGCTGGACAGGGAGGCCCCAGCCCCTGGGACCGGCGGCAACAGTGTGCCTGCAGAGACTCACCAGGCCCTCCAGCTGGCCATGGACAAGCTGCAG AGCCGCTTTACAGAGCTCATGCAGGAGAAAGTGGATCTGAAGGAGCGGGTGGAAGAGCTGGAGCACCGCTGCATCCAGCTGTCTGGAGAGACAGACACAATCG GAGAGTACATTGCCCTTTACCAGAATCAGAGGGCAGTGCTGAAGGAGCGGCACCGGGAGAAGGAGGAGTACATCAGCCGGCTGGCTCAGGACAAGGAGGACATGAAG GTGAAGCTGCTGGAGCTGCAGGAGCTGGTGCTACGCCTAGTGGGCGAGCGGAATGAATGGTATGGCAAGTTCCTGGCTGCTACCCAGAACCCGGCTGGTGAGCCCAGTACACCCCCAGCCCCTCAGGAGCTGGACATGGCCGACAGCCCGGGTG ACCTCCGGGAGGTGAGCCTCTCCGACAACGGGGAGCCTGCCCAGGGAGAGGCCCTGCCTGAGAATCCCACTGCACAGCAGATCATACGGCTGCTGCGTGAGATCCAGAACCCCCAGGACCATCCAGGCTTAGGCAGCAGCCCCTGCATCCCCTTCTTCTATCGGGCCGATGACAACGATGAGGTGAAGATCATGGTGGTCTAA